The Mycobacterium paragordonae genome includes a region encoding these proteins:
- a CDS encoding DUF3152 domain-containing protein, protein MTSQWPPHGAGRAPVLRDERREPLRAQRDPLGQSAGRVRADRDRPRQWRKQTWLGRFVSTYGWRAYALPLLTVLTVVVAYQTVTGTSTPKPAAHALHQEPPTIGAVGTSILDAPPRGLVAFDANLPAGTLPDGGPYTEAGDKTYRVIPGTTPQIGQGTSKVFRYTIEIENGLDPNMYGGDNAFAQMVDMTLANPKGWTHNPQFAFIRIDNGKPDFRISLVSPVSVREGCGYEFRLETSCYNPSFGSDRQSRVFINEARWIRGAVPFEGDIGSYRQYVTNHEVGHAIGYVKHEPCDQQGALAPVMMQQTFSTSNDDGAKFDPDQVKADGKTCRFNPWPFPIA, encoded by the coding sequence ATGACGTCCCAGTGGCCGCCCCACGGTGCTGGTCGCGCGCCTGTGCTGCGTGACGAGCGCCGTGAGCCGCTGCGCGCCCAGCGTGATCCGCTCGGCCAGAGCGCCGGGCGAGTCCGTGCCGACCGGGACCGGCCGCGCCAGTGGCGCAAGCAGACCTGGCTGGGACGGTTCGTGTCCACCTACGGCTGGCGGGCCTACGCGCTACCCCTGCTGACGGTGCTCACCGTCGTCGTCGCCTACCAGACGGTGACCGGTACCAGCACGCCCAAGCCGGCGGCTCACGCGCTTCACCAGGAGCCGCCCACCATCGGTGCCGTGGGCACGTCGATCCTGGACGCGCCGCCGCGCGGCCTGGTCGCATTCGACGCGAACCTGCCGGCCGGAACGCTGCCCGACGGCGGGCCGTACACCGAGGCTGGCGACAAGACCTACCGGGTCATCCCCGGCACCACGCCGCAGATCGGCCAGGGCACCAGCAAGGTCTTCCGCTACACCATCGAGATCGAGAACGGGCTGGACCCGAACATGTACGGCGGCGACAACGCGTTCGCGCAGATGGTCGACATGACGCTGGCCAACCCCAAGGGCTGGACCCACAACCCGCAGTTCGCCTTCATCCGAATCGATAACGGCAAACCGGACTTCCGGATATCGCTGGTGTCACCCGTTTCGGTGCGGGAGGGCTGTGGCTACGAGTTCCGGCTCGAAACATCTTGCTACAACCCGTCTTTCGGGTCCGACCGGCAGTCGCGCGTCTTCATCAACGAGGCGCGCTGGATTCGCGGAGCGGTGCCCTTCGAGGGTGACATCGGCTCCTACCGGCAGTACGTGACCAACCACGAAGTGGGCCACGCCATCGGCTATGTGAAGCACGAGCCGTGCGATCAGCAGGGCGCCCTGGCACCGGTGATGATGCAGCAGACGTTCTCCACGTCCAACGACGACGGGGCGAAGTTCGACCCCGATCAGGTCAAGGCCGACGGCAAGACGTGCCGGTTCAACCCCTG
- a CDS encoding ferritin-like fold-containing protein, producing MPSPTTADSHDEAADSPRPQLPADHPGVNELFALLAYGEVAAFYRLTEEARMAPNLRGRISMASIAAAEMGHYELLRDALEQRGVDVVQAMSKYVSALENYHRLTTPSTWLEALVKTYVGDALAADLYLEIADGLPVEVVDVVRAALSETGHSQFVVAEVRAAVTSSGKQRSRLALWSRRLLGEAITQAQFLLADHDELVDLVVSGAGGLGQLGAFFERLQHTHDSRMRELGLA from the coding sequence ATGCCTTCGCCAACCACCGCCGACTCCCACGACGAGGCGGCCGATTCGCCCAGGCCACAACTGCCGGCGGATCATCCTGGCGTCAATGAATTGTTCGCCCTGCTCGCATATGGCGAGGTGGCGGCGTTCTACCGGTTGACCGAAGAGGCGCGGATGGCCCCGAATCTGCGCGGCCGCATCTCGATGGCCAGCATCGCCGCCGCCGAGATGGGGCACTACGAGCTGCTGCGGGATGCCCTGGAACAGCGCGGTGTCGACGTGGTGCAGGCGATGTCGAAGTACGTCTCGGCGCTGGAGAACTATCACCGGCTGACGACCCCGAGCACCTGGCTGGAAGCGCTGGTGAAGACCTATGTCGGCGACGCCCTGGCCGCCGATCTGTACCTGGAGATTGCCGATGGGTTGCCCGTCGAGGTCGTCGACGTGGTGCGCGCGGCCCTGTCCGAAACCGGGCACTCCCAGTTCGTCGTCGCGGAGGTCCGGGCGGCGGTGACGTCCAGCGGCAAGCAGCGCAGCCGGCTGGCGCTGTGGTCGCGCCGGCTACTCGGCGAAGCGATCACCCAGGCTCAGTTCCTGCTGGCCGATCACGACGAACTGGTGGACCTGGTGGTCTCAGGGGCGGGCGGTCTGGGGCAGCTGGGCGCGTTCTTCGAACGGCTCCAGCACACCCACGACAGCCGGATGCGCGAACTGGGGCTTGCTTAG
- a CDS encoding isochorismate synthase — protein MSAEPAFVLTGPRGTLLVDRARDHFPDIASAQAALQTGRAPIVLGALPFDVNGPAALMAPDTLRRLDTLPDWPRDPLPSVRVDAALPPGGEHADRIRRAREQLAAPGNSLRKVVLARALRLAADAPLDGRVVLRRLIDADPTAYGFCADLSAAGAAYTGAALVGASPELLVAKSGDQVVCRPFAGSAPRSAEPDIDAANGAALAASEKNRHEHQLVIDTMRAALEPLCDDLTIAAEPQLSRTAAVWHLCTPIVGHLRDTSTSAIDLALALHPTPAVGGVPTEQATELIAELEGDRGFYAGAVGWCDEHGDGYWVVSIRCAELSADRRTALARAGGGIVAESDPDDEVAETTTKFATILKALGVQQ, from the coding sequence GTGAGCGCCGAACCGGCGTTTGTGCTGACCGGACCACGCGGAACCCTGCTCGTCGATCGGGCCCGCGACCACTTCCCCGACATCGCGTCGGCGCAAGCCGCGCTTCAGACGGGGCGGGCCCCAATAGTGTTGGGCGCCTTGCCTTTCGATGTGAACGGGCCGGCAGCGCTAATGGCCCCGGATACGCTGCGGCGCCTCGACACACTGCCCGACTGGCCGCGCGACCCGCTGCCTTCTGTGCGCGTCGACGCCGCCCTGCCACCCGGCGGCGAGCATGCCGACCGCATCAGGCGGGCCCGTGAACAGCTTGCGGCGCCGGGCAATTCGCTGCGTAAGGTGGTCCTGGCCCGCGCGTTACGGCTGGCCGCCGACGCTCCCCTGGACGGCCGGGTGGTGCTGCGGCGCCTGATTGACGCCGATCCGACGGCGTACGGTTTTTGTGCCGACCTGAGCGCGGCCGGTGCGGCCTACACCGGGGCGGCTCTGGTGGGCGCCAGCCCGGAGCTGCTGGTCGCGAAGTCCGGCGACCAGGTGGTGTGCCGGCCGTTCGCGGGCTCGGCGCCACGTTCCGCCGAACCCGACATCGATGCGGCCAACGGTGCGGCGCTGGCCGCATCCGAGAAGAACCGGCACGAGCATCAACTGGTCATCGACACCATGCGTGCCGCGCTCGAACCGTTGTGTGATGACCTGACCATCGCCGCCGAACCGCAACTGAGCCGCACCGCGGCCGTCTGGCACCTGTGCACCCCGATCGTCGGCCATTTACGCGATACCTCAACCAGCGCAATCGATCTGGCGCTGGCGCTGCACCCCACGCCGGCGGTCGGCGGGGTGCCGACCGAGCAGGCCACCGAGCTGATCGCCGAACTGGAGGGCGACCGCGGCTTCTACGCCGGAGCGGTGGGCTGGTGCGACGAGCATGGTGACGGCTACTGGGTGGTGTCGATCCGGTGTGCCGAATTGTCGGCCGACCGCCGTACGGCGTTGGCCCGGGCGGGCGGCGGCATCGTCGCCGAATCCGACCCGGACGACGAAGTAGCAGAAACCACAACGAAATTCGCGACGATTCTGAAAGCCCTTGGAGTACAGCAGTGA
- a CDS encoding TetR/AcrR family transcriptional regulator produces MSELAKTAQRRAVRSADGVRPIEGAPVSNRRGNRLPRDERRGQLLIVASDVFVESGYHAAGMDEIADRAGVSKPVLYQHFSSKLELYLAVLNRHVENLVSGVQQALGRTTDNRRRLHSAVQAFFDFIEHDSQGYRLIFENDYVTEPEVAAQVRAATESCIDAVFALIAEDSGLDPHRARMIAVGLVGMSVDCARYWLDSDRPISKSDAVEGTVQFAWGGLSHVPLARS; encoded by the coding sequence ATGAGCGAGCTAGCCAAGACGGCGCAGCGACGTGCCGTCAGATCGGCCGACGGTGTTCGGCCGATTGAGGGCGCTCCGGTCTCCAACCGCCGCGGTAACCGGTTGCCCCGTGACGAACGCCGCGGCCAACTGCTTATCGTCGCCAGCGACGTCTTCGTGGAAAGCGGCTACCACGCCGCCGGTATGGACGAGATCGCTGATCGCGCCGGAGTGAGCAAACCGGTTCTGTATCAACACTTTTCCAGCAAGCTGGAGCTGTATCTGGCGGTTCTCAACCGGCATGTGGAAAACCTGGTCTCCGGCGTTCAGCAGGCGCTGGGCCGCACCACCGACAACCGGCGCCGGTTGCACTCGGCGGTGCAGGCTTTCTTCGACTTCATCGAGCACGACAGCCAGGGCTACCGGCTGATCTTCGAGAACGATTACGTCACCGAGCCCGAGGTCGCCGCGCAGGTGCGGGCGGCCACCGAATCGTGCATCGACGCCGTGTTCGCGCTCATCGCCGAAGACTCGGGCCTGGATCCGCACCGCGCCCGGATGATCGCGGTGGGGCTGGTCGGCATGAGCGTCGACTGCGCCCGGTACTGGCTGGACTCAGATCGTCCGATCTCGAAGTCCGATGCGGTCGAGGGCACCGTGCAGTTCGCCTGGGGCGGCCTGTCGCACGTGCCGCTCGCCCGCTCCTAA
- a CDS encoding DEAD/DEAH box helicase, producing the protein MTALKSTTPLAPKTGFASLGVRDEIVSALAEKGIETPFAIQELTLPLALAGEDVIGQARTGMGKTFGFGVPLLQRITSETATRPLTGAPRALVVVPTRELCLQVNEDLATAAKYLKATNEDGTERPLSVLAIYGGRAYEPQIEALHKGVDVVVGTPGRLLDLCQQGHLQLGGLSVLVLDEADEMLDLGFLPDIERILRQIPADRQSMLFSATMPDPIITLARTFMVQPTHIRAEAPHSLAVHDTTEQFVYRAHALDKVELVTRILQARDRGATMIFTRTKRTAQKVADELQERGFAVGAVHGDLGQIAREKALKAFRSGDINVLVATDVAARGIDIDDITHVINYQCPEDDKMYVHRIGRTGRAGRTGIAVTLVDWDELERWATIDKALGLGSPDPSETYSNSPHLYDEMGIPTEAGGTIGTPRKAPAKRREASSGSSERPARRPDRRKRTRGGKPVTGHPEANPAADADTGAENAAAGSGAPTSSTRRRRRRRKPADAAAVTN; encoded by the coding sequence ATGACCGCACTTAAAAGCACGACCCCGTTGGCACCCAAAACCGGATTTGCCAGCCTTGGAGTCCGCGACGAAATCGTCAGCGCACTGGCCGAAAAGGGCATCGAGACCCCCTTTGCTATCCAAGAGCTCACCCTGCCGCTCGCGCTCGCCGGCGAAGACGTCATCGGCCAGGCCCGCACCGGTATGGGCAAGACCTTCGGCTTCGGCGTACCGCTGCTGCAGCGCATCACCTCCGAGACCGCGACCCGCCCGCTGACCGGCGCGCCGCGGGCCCTGGTGGTCGTCCCCACCCGTGAGCTGTGCCTGCAGGTCAACGAAGACCTGGCCACCGCCGCCAAATACCTCAAGGCGACCAACGAAGACGGCACCGAGCGTCCGTTGTCGGTCCTCGCCATCTACGGCGGCCGTGCCTACGAGCCGCAGATCGAAGCGCTGCACAAGGGCGTGGACGTCGTGGTGGGGACGCCGGGCCGGCTGCTCGACCTGTGCCAGCAGGGCCACCTGCAGCTGGGTGGCTTGTCGGTGCTGGTGCTCGACGAGGCCGACGAGATGCTCGACCTGGGCTTCCTTCCCGACATCGAGCGCATCCTGCGCCAGATCCCCGCCGACCGGCAGTCGATGCTGTTCTCGGCGACGATGCCGGACCCGATCATCACCCTGGCCCGCACGTTCATGGTCCAGCCCACCCACATCCGCGCCGAGGCGCCGCACTCGCTGGCGGTGCACGACACCACCGAGCAGTTCGTCTACCGCGCCCACGCACTGGACAAGGTGGAACTGGTCACCCGGATCCTGCAGGCCCGTGACCGCGGGGCGACGATGATCTTCACCCGCACCAAGCGCACCGCTCAGAAGGTGGCCGACGAGCTGCAGGAACGCGGATTCGCGGTCGGAGCCGTGCACGGCGACCTCGGGCAGATCGCGCGGGAGAAGGCGCTGAAGGCGTTCCGCTCCGGCGACATCAACGTGTTGGTCGCCACCGACGTGGCCGCCCGCGGCATCGACATCGACGACATCACGCACGTCATCAACTACCAGTGCCCCGAGGACGACAAGATGTACGTCCACCGCATCGGGCGCACCGGCCGCGCCGGCCGCACCGGCATCGCGGTCACGCTGGTGGACTGGGACGAGCTCGAGCGTTGGGCGACGATCGACAAGGCGCTGGGCCTGGGTTCCCCCGACCCGTCGGAGACCTACTCCAACTCCCCGCACCTGTACGACGAGATGGGCATTCCGACCGAGGCCGGGGGCACCATCGGAACGCCGCGCAAGGCTCCGGCCAAGCGCCGCGAGGCCAGCAGCGGCAGTTCCGAACGCCCGGCCCGGCGGCCGGACCGCCGCAAGCGCACCCGCGGCGGCAAGCCCGTCACCGGCCATCCCGAGGCGAACCCAGCTGCCGACGCGGACACGGGTGCCGAGAACGCGGCTGCCGGCAGCGGCGCTCCGACCAGCAGCACCCGCCGTCGTCGGCGTCGTCGCAAGCCGGCGGATGCCGCCGCGGTGACCAACTGA
- a CDS encoding ParA family protein, whose protein sequence is MSDMRVLAVANQKGGVAKTTTVASLGAAMVDEGKRVLLVDLDPQGCLTFSLGQDPDKLPVSVHEVLLGDVEPSAALVTTDEGMTLLPANIDLAGAEAMLLMRAGREYALKRALAKLADDFDVVIIDCPPSLGVLTLNGLTAADEVIVPLQCETLAHRGVGQFLRTVADVQQITNPELRLLGALPTLYDSRTTHTRDVLLDVADRYELPVLAPPIPRTVRFAEASASGSSVLAGRKNKGALAYRDLAKALLKHWKTGKALPTFAVEY, encoded by the coding sequence GTGAGTGACATGCGCGTGCTGGCGGTGGCCAACCAGAAGGGCGGTGTGGCCAAGACGACGACGGTCGCTTCGCTCGGTGCGGCGATGGTGGACGAAGGAAAACGGGTGCTGCTCGTCGACCTGGATCCCCAGGGTTGTTTGACCTTCTCGCTGGGCCAGGATCCGGACAAGTTGCCCGTCTCCGTCCATGAGGTGCTGCTCGGCGACGTCGAACCGAGCGCCGCGCTGGTGACGACGGATGAGGGAATGACGTTGCTGCCGGCCAACATTGACCTTGCGGGCGCGGAGGCGATGCTGCTGATGCGGGCGGGGCGCGAGTATGCCCTCAAGCGGGCGCTGGCCAAGCTCGCCGACGATTTCGACGTGGTGATCATCGACTGCCCGCCATCGCTGGGGGTGCTCACGCTCAACGGGCTGACCGCCGCGGACGAGGTCATCGTGCCGCTGCAGTGCGAGACGCTGGCTCATCGCGGCGTGGGTCAATTCCTGCGCACCGTCGCGGACGTGCAGCAGATCACCAATCCGGAGCTGCGGCTGCTGGGCGCTTTGCCGACGCTGTACGACTCGCGGACCACGCACACCCGCGACGTGCTGCTCGACGTCGCCGACCGCTACGAGCTGCCGGTGCTCGCACCGCCGATCCCGCGGACGGTGCGCTTCGCCGAGGCCAGCGCGTCGGGTTCGTCGGTGCTGGCGGGACGCAAGAACAAGGGGGCGCTGGCCTATCGGGACCTGGCCAAGGCGCTGCTCAAGCACTGGAAGACCGGCAAGGCGTTGCCCACCTTCGCGGTGGAGTACTAA
- a CDS encoding DUF3107 domain-containing protein: MEVKIGITDSPRELVLSSTQTPAEVEELVSAALRDDSGLLSLNDERGRRFLVNAAKIAYVEIGVADARRVGFGVGAEAVAAKAAKG; encoded by the coding sequence GTGGAGGTCAAGATCGGTATCACGGACAGTCCGCGCGAGCTGGTGTTGTCCAGTACGCAGACGCCCGCTGAGGTCGAAGAACTCGTCAGCGCCGCACTGCGCGACGACTCGGGTCTGCTGAGCCTGAATGACGAGCGCGGCCGGCGTTTCCTGGTCAACGCGGCCAAGATCGCTTACGTCGAGATCGGTGTCGCGGACGCGCGCCGGGTGGGATTCGGGGTCGGCGCCGAAGCCGTCGCCGCCAAAGCCGCCAAGGGTTAG
- a CDS encoding MmpS family transport accessory protein, with protein MVRDLEEFPGDDARAASYTDDFDDEPETDSWDEPDYEAEEEWAWPADRRWRPIALLLGAVVAIGAIATAVIINSGDSATTKATVGAAPPRTAVTSPRSSAPPSATTSAPPTSSRGLLPPETVTTIAPSDAPTKTATPSTRLPNAAPAPTAAPPGATLNPRTVVYSVTGTKQLFDLVNIAYTDARGFPVTEFNVALPWTKVVVLNPGVQTESVIATSIYGQLNCSIVNAQGQLVKASTTNSALATCTR; from the coding sequence ATCGTCCGAGACCTCGAGGAGTTCCCGGGCGATGACGCTCGCGCGGCCAGCTACACCGACGACTTCGACGACGAGCCCGAAACCGACAGCTGGGACGAGCCCGACTACGAAGCCGAGGAGGAATGGGCCTGGCCCGCCGACCGCCGCTGGCGTCCCATCGCCTTGCTCCTCGGCGCCGTCGTGGCCATCGGCGCCATCGCCACCGCGGTGATCATCAACAGCGGCGACAGCGCCACCACCAAGGCCACCGTCGGTGCGGCGCCCCCGAGGACGGCTGTCACATCGCCGCGATCCAGTGCGCCGCCGAGCGCGACCACGAGTGCCCCGCCGACCTCGAGCCGCGGCCTGCTGCCCCCGGAGACGGTCACCACGATCGCGCCCAGCGACGCGCCCACCAAGACGGCGACGCCGTCCACCCGGCTACCGAACGCCGCCCCGGCTCCGACGGCCGCTCCGCCCGGCGCGACGCTCAATCCGCGCACCGTCGTCTACAGCGTGACGGGCACCAAGCAGCTCTTCGACCTGGTGAACATCGCCTACACCGACGCGCGCGGTTTCCCGGTGACCGAGTTCAACGTCGCGTTGCCCTGGACGAAGGTTGTCGTGCTCAATCCGGGCGTGCAGACCGAATCGGTGATCGCGACCAGCATCTACGGCCAGCTGAACTGCTCGATCGTCAACGCCCAGGGCCAACTGGTGAAGGCATCGACCACCAACTCCGCCCTGGCGACCTGCACTCGCTAA
- a CDS encoding acid phosphatase: MGVHDHRLVLLRHGETEWSKSGQHTGRTDIELTGAGREQAEFAGVVLGDLHLDRPFVYCSPRRRTLVTADLAGLIVDQVTPLVAEWDYGDYEGLTTPQIHETDPDWLVWTHGCPGGESVAQVSERADRAIALALENMESRDVLFVSHGHFSRAVITRWSQFGLTEGSRFGMPTATIAICGFEHGIRQLAQLGLSCHPKPSAIA, from the coding sequence ATGGGCGTACATGATCACCGGCTGGTGCTGTTGCGCCACGGGGAGACCGAATGGTCGAAATCGGGCCAGCACACCGGCCGCACCGACATCGAGCTGACCGGCGCCGGCCGGGAACAGGCCGAGTTCGCCGGGGTGGTCCTGGGTGATCTGCACCTCGACAGGCCCTTCGTTTACTGCAGCCCGCGCCGCCGGACCCTGGTCACCGCCGACCTGGCCGGACTCATCGTCGATCAGGTCACGCCGCTGGTCGCGGAGTGGGACTACGGCGACTACGAGGGCCTGACCACCCCGCAGATCCATGAAACCGACCCCGATTGGCTGGTGTGGACGCACGGATGTCCCGGCGGGGAGAGCGTGGCGCAGGTCAGCGAACGCGCCGACCGGGCCATCGCTCTCGCGTTAGAGAACATGGAGTCACGCGACGTGCTCTTCGTGAGCCACGGCCATTTCTCCCGCGCCGTCATCACCCGGTGGTCGCAATTCGGGCTGACCGAGGGCAGCCGCTTCGGGATGCCCACCGCGACCATCGCGATCTGCGGGTTCGAGCACGGCATCCGGCAACTGGCCCAGCTCGGGCTGAGCTGCCATCCCAAACCGTCTGCGATCGCGTGA